Sequence from the [Clostridium] scindens genome:
AGCGACTCAATCTGGTTTTCCAGTTTCAGAATACCGGCTTTGCTCTCCGCTATCTCTTTATTCTTCGATATCAGCAGATTGGCTTTTGAGACAATGGCCTCTTTTTCCGCAATTGCTTTATCGAATTGCTCCTGTTCGACTAGTTTCTTGCCTTCCAGGCCTGATAGCATTGAATGCTTCTCCGGAGCGTAAGTTTCAAGAACTGCCAGCGCCTGATCCGAAAGCTGCGCCTTCTTCTCAAATCTCTGTCTGGCATTCAAGGTATCCATCTTCTCGAAGCCTTCCTCGCCTTCGGCAATCTGGTTCATTTCCATGACTCCCATTGACTGGATCTTCTCCAAAATGGCCTTACGGTCTTTCTTTAGCGCGCAGATACTAATTCTTTGCATCTGCAATACTGACATAGCCGCATCCCTCCTTTACTCTTATTCTTTTTGCCTAAATATGCAAGTATCAGACGAGTTCTGCAATCACGGCAGATACCGTCTCTTCTTCCTTCGCCAGCGCAGCCTCCCTAAGAGATGCAATTTCCTTCTCCACATCGGCCAAAGCCTCCATCGTCGACTTTTCCCCAATTTCCTTTGCTGCCTTTAGACTGGCTTCTGCCTTTGCCTTTGCATCTGCTTCAGCCTGTTCTTTGATCTCCTTGGCTTTTGCAGAGGCTTCTTCAAGGATTCCGGTACATTCGGCGTCTGCTTTTCTTACGATTTCCTCCGCCTCATTTTCCGTCTCCTTGATGGTTTTAATGGTTTCTTCTACCATCTGTTCACCACCTCTCTTGTTGTTGTAACTCTCCTGTAGTTACGATTATAATATGATTCCAAATAAAAGTCTAGAAATTTATTGTTTTTTCATAGTTCCCAGACCGTACCGAGCATACAATTAAATGAATAATCATACAATTGCCTTTTTTACCATTCCAGCCTATGCAGATGCCCTTCCAGATCCATCCCCGCAAACGAATTCTGCCTAAGTGCCTCATATAAAACGATTGCCACCGAATTTCCAAGATTCAGGGAACGGATATCCGGAACCATCGGAATCCTTATACAGTCATCTTTATGTTTTACCAGAATCTCTTCTGGTATTCCCGCACTTTCTTTTCCAAACATAATATAGCAGTCTGGCTCATACTTGACATCCGTGTAGGCTTTCGGCGCTTTGGTCGTGGCCATATAGATCTTCGCGTCCGGATTCCTCCTGATGAAATCATCATAATCAATATAAGTAGTCACATCCAGCTTATCCCAATAATCCATTCCAGCCCTCTTCAGATTCTTCTCATTCAGCCTGAATCCTAATGGTTCAATCAGGTGAAGCCTTGTGTTCGTAGCCACGCAGGTGCGCCCGATATTTCCTGTATTTGCAGGTATCTCTGGCTCATGCAATACAATATTCAACATGCTGCAACCTCCTTTACGTTTTATTTTAAAGAAAACAGATAAGCCAGTCAATATACACTTTTGGTAATGTTGTATTCATATTTTCCTAATTTCATCTAGTTTTTAATTATTTTGCCCAATTCAGCAGAATCAAATAGTTTCAGAATCTCATCCGGCGCCGGACGATCAATATACCGCACGTCTTCCCCATTATGTATAACCTTATCGTTATTATCCGTCAGGCTTCCGATCACGGATGCCTGAATATGGCTATGATTCAATGCCTCTGCCAGCGCCTCCCCGTCATCCGTCACGATCAGCAGGCTCCCTGCGGAAGCAAGCTGATAAGGATTGAGCCGGTAGTGCTCGCAGACCTCTATGGTCTCCTGAAGAATGGATATCTGCTTCATATCCACGGAAATCCCGGACGAGGCTTCTTTTGCAAGATTCCACAAGGCTGCCAGAATCCCCCCATCTGCGATCTGGTATATGGCGGATGCGCCCTGAGCCCTCGCTATGCCGATTTCTCTTTGGGCAAATAGATTCTCCCTGTAAGACAAGATCTGGTTAAGGAATGCCGGCGCAAACCGTTCTTTTAATTCCAGTTCCCTTTCCTGTACAATCTGAAGCATCCCATCCATGCCCGCCCATTTTGTAAGGACGATCTCCCCGCCCGGCTCTAGCGCGCTCCTGCTACGGAGCGTATCGCCAGCCGCTTCTGCGATACCGGTTACGGTCACCATCGGAAAATGAATTGCCGGGTTCCTTGTGCCCTTCACCTCAAGCAGCTCGATCTTACGCTCATGGCAGGTGCTTTTTATCATCTTTTCAATTGTGTGTATCTTGGATTTATATGCGTAAGGCGGCAGCGCGATCTGCACGCCCACGCTAAGATGTGATGCGCCTGCCGCCGCCAAAGAGTTGGCGGCGGAGGCAAGCGCATGGATTCCGATATATTTTGACTGCCCATATACAGTAGCCGTCTCGCTTAGCAAATATCCCGTCTGCGTTTCAAGTTTCATGTCTCTATCCTCTGCTTCTCATCTATTGCTGGGCCTGCTGTTCCTGGCCAGTCGATTCCTGGGCCTGGCTTTGCTGCGTCCCTTGTGCCTGCATCGACTGGGCCTGGCTGATAGCAGCGTCGATCTTGCCTTTGTCCTGGGTAGCAATTGCATTCTGCACCAGAACCTTGGCCTGGGCGTTATCAGTTCTGGTCCCTATCTCAATAATCTGGTCAGACTTCTCATAAGTGCTGTTATTGATCACATCCCTGCTCACCTGCTTTCCATCCTGATAAACGATCTTCCACAGCTGGGCCGTCTTGCCTGTATGCGGGCTTCCGGCATAATTCATGCTTCCGAGCGCCGCATCCGAGTTCTCTTTATAGGTGACTCCATAGTCTTCCGTGGTCAGCGTCTCGCTCTCAAACTCCACGGTCCGCCCCGGCGTCCTGGTCTCCTTGCCATAGATGGTGAAGCGCAGCTGGTTGGAAGCGTCAATCTCTCCGGCAATAAAGATCGGGGTTTCATAATTATTCTGAAACACGAAGTCCAGGTAGTCGCCGGCAATCGCCGCATCCCTGGACGGGTCCACATATGCTACCAGCATGGAGTGCGGATATCGTTCCACCACTTCCAGTTCTGCATAAAGCACGGCATTATATAGAGTGGTAGATACCTGGCAGATGCCTCCGCCGAAGGAATCCACTACCTGGCCATTCTCGTAGGATCCGGCCGGCACGTATCCGTGCTCTTCATCATAAGGCGCGGTCCTGTCATGGACGGATAGCTGCTCTCCCGGCATCAGCACGGAGCCATTCAGAAGATCCACGCCCGTCTTAAGATTCTGCCAGCGCTCTCCTCCGCCTGCATCCGTGGAAAATGCCCCCAGTTCATCTTTTATCGTGCTCAAGTCCTTCTTCGTCACGGAAGGAGATTCTTTTATCAGGGTCATCTTCATGGCAATGTCTTTATGCTTCCATTTTTCATTCAGATATTTTTCCAATTTCGCTGTCGATGCTTTGATATCTACGGTCTGGCCGTCCTTTTCCTTAGTAATCTTAAATCCGTCGCCGTCTTTTTTAATCTTGGCATCCACCGCGTGGCTGGCAAGCGGAACCACCCGTTCCTCTATGACAGCCTTTGACTTTTTATGATCCAGGACAAAATCCTCGCCCAGCACCATCTTTTCTTTGGATAGTTTCCTCAACTGACGGTAACGCACCCATAGCCTCCCCTTCTTCCCATAGGAGACAGCCTTTTTGGCTACCTTGTCAATGTCATTATAGCGAAGGCCCAGTTCTTCCAGCGTCGCTGCCGCCTTTTTGTCGTCCACTTTCATAGTCACGCTCTCTTTGCGGTCATCCTCCAGATGCTTTTTCAAAGCCTCCTTGGCTTCTTTTCCTGTCATGCCTGACACATTTACGCTTCCGATATAGATATTGTTGCAGATCTTATCCGCTGGAAACTTTGATACATAACGGTAAAGCACTCCATAAGATATGGCAAAGATGATACATACGCATACGAAAACAAGACCAAAAAGGACTTGCCTCCTTCTTCGTCTCATCCTCGACATCCGTTTGCTTTTTTTATTTCCCTTTCTCTGACTTCCTGCAGCCATCTTATTCTCCCATACCCCTTTGCTTTATGGCTATACCATAAGATACGGCACTACCATAGTTGCGATCATTGCAATAATCACTACCATGATCACGATTGCAATGATTCTTCTTGTCTTCTTATTGTTAAAATTCATCCGACTACCTTCTTTTCATATATTTCTCTACATTTTATACTCTTTACAATATTTTTGCAAGAAACATTCCTCACATCTTGGACTGCGTGCCGTGCATATCGTGCGTCCAAACGTAATGATCTGTATATTATATAGGATCCAATGGTCTTTCGGCAGTTCCTTCATCAGATCCTGCTCTATCTTCTCCGGATCCTGATTCTTTGTAAGGCCCAGCCGGTTCGATATCCTTTTTACGTGAGTGTCCACCACTACGCTGGGCTCATGATAGATGTTCCCCCTTATGACATTGGCCGTCTTTCTTCCCACTCCCGCAAGGGACGTCAGTTCCTCTAGGCTCTTTGGAACTTCGCCGCCATATTTATCCATAATATCTTTCATGCATGAGATGATATTCTTTGCTTTATTATGATAAAATCCGGTAGGCTTGATATCCTGTTCCAGCTCTTTTAAGTCTGCGTTGGCAAATGCGAAAGCAGATGGATACTTCTTAAAAAGACTTTCGGTAACGATATTCACCCGCGCGTCCGTGCACTGGGCGCTCAGCATAGTGGCTATCAGCAGCTGCCAAGGCGTCTCGTAGTTAAGATAGCATCTATATTCCGTTCCATACTGTTCATCCAGCATGTCCAGTATCTGGCGTGTTCTTTTCTTCATCTTATCTCCTCGCCGCTTCTAAGAAATTCTGGTTCTATCATACAGGTTCTTGCTTCCTGATTCAACGGATTTCTTTCTTTATAGTCAAAGAGGATGTATTTCCCGATAATGGAAAAGTACTCCATATGGGTCATCTTGCGCATCTGATTCCTGTCATACGGCCCGTAGGACGGAAGATACTGCCGGTTTCTTTCTTCTGCCTCATAGAAATGCCTCAATACTTCCTTGGACACTTTATATTCTCCCGCGAATTCCGGTCGGGTCTTGGCATTTTCCCTCAGATAATAATCGTACGTCAGCAGTTCTCTATAATAGTCTTCCCTATCCGGGTGGCTTTTAACAATAAATTCCAGTAAAATAGCATACCTTGCACTTCTTTTATGCTGGATGCCTCCCAGTCCTTTCTCTTCATAGAATTCCTTCAGCTTATCATACAAATCAAACGCGGAATCGTACGCTTCCTCCAGCGCATCCAAGGTGTGGGTAAACTGCCTGCTGTTATAATAGACCTCCACCATCTCTTCGATACCTTTCAGGCGGATCACGTCCTCATAGGAAAGCCATCTGGTGCAAAGCACTTCGTAAGGAGGCCTGCTTTTGTGCAGCAGACCGTAAGATTCCTTGTGTTCCTCCATATAAGAGCCCTTCAGCACCTTTAAGAATCCCAGCTGCAGCTGTTCCGGCTTAAGAGCATACACCTCATCAAAGGAGCGGGCAAAACGATGGATGTCTTCATAAGGCAGCCCCGCGATCAGGTCCAGGTGCTGATGGATATTCCCATTCTTCTGAATCCTTTCAACGACGTATTTTACAGTTCCAAAATCCATCGTCCTGCGGATTGCCCGTATGGTCTCCGGATTGGTTGATTGAACGCCTATTTCCAGCTGCACCAGCCCCGGCCGCATATGTTCCAGTATCTCTAACTCCTCTTCATTCAGCAAATCTGCCGCTATCTCAAAATGGAAATTCGTAATCCCCCTATCGTGCTGTGCAATATATTTCCATATGCGGATGGCGTGATCATGCCTGCAGTTAAAGGTACGATCCACAAACTTTACCTGAGGCACTCCCTGATCGATAAAAAACTGCAGTTCCTTCTCTACCAGCCCGGCGTCCCTGAATCGCAGACGCTTGTCCACGGAAGACAGGCAGTAGCTGCACGAGAAGGGGCACCCCCTGCTGCTCTCATAGTAGACGATCTTATGCTCGAATGCTTCCATGTGGCGGTAGACAAAGGGAACCTTGCTAAGATCCATTGCCTGGCGCCATGGATTCTCGACAATCCTTCCATCTTCTTTCCGGAAGGTAATTCCCTCCGTCCGTTCAAGTCCCTTGTCGCCTTCCTGATCCTGCCAGATTCTAGACAGTTGGGCAAATGTCTCTTCTCCCTCGCCCTTCATGACTCCCTTTACCTTATGAAGCCGCCGCAGCACGTCCACGGAATCGTAGGACACCTCCGGCCCGCCAAGCCAGATGGGCATATCCGGCCTGATCTTTCCCAGTTCCTCTACCAGTTCTTCCACATAATCCAGATTCCAGATATAGCAGGAAAAGCATGCAACATCCGGCCTGCGCCTGTAGATATCCATCAGTATGTTATCTCTTTGCTGGTTGATCGTATATTCCGCCAGCTCGATCCCTCCTTGCTCCGGCTTATTCCCCCGCCAATCCATTGACTTTGCTTCCGCATAAGCCTTCAGGCTGTATATTGCCAGATTCGAGTGAATGTACTTGGCATTGACTGCTGCTAATAATATCTTCATCTTCTATTCTCCATTTATCCCGTCGAACTATCCCGTCGACTTTTTCCACCTTTCTTTCGATCCTGTTCATTACCTTATAGTCATTATAGCACGCCCTCCACGCATTATCGCATGGGGATTGACAATTTTTCCAAAATAGGTTAAACTTAAGACTCGTGCAGCCGGGGTGTTAGCGGTACCTTGTACCTGCAATCCGCTATAGCAGGGGTGATATTGCGCGAAGGGCACAGTTCTGTAGAGCTGCCCTTGAAAAGTGGCGTTGATGCCTGGGTCTTACGCGACGGAAATCCATGAACCGTGTCAGGTCGGGAACGAAGCAGCACTAAGTGGAACCTTCCGGGTGCCGTGAGGGTGCCTGGGCTGAGCTAACTGTCGAGGTAACGTCTATGGGGCTGGGTTCGAAGCGCAATGCACGAAAAATAAGGCAAATACAAAAGGAGTCATCGCTTTCTCTGCGATTACTCCTTTTTTGTTCTGCGGCTTCGTAATTCTTTGAAGAAATCCTTCATCATCTGGCTGCATTCTTCTTCCAGCACGCCGGTTGTCAATTCTGCCTGATGGTTGAATTCCTTCATCTGCAGCAGATTCAGGATAGATCCGGCACACCCTGCCTTTGGATTCATGCATCCGACTACCACTCTGCTCATCCTGGACTGCACGATCGCGCCGGAGCACATCTGGCATGGTTCCAGCGTTACATACATCGTGCATTCTTCCAGCCGCCAGTCATCCATCTTTCTGCTGGCTTTTCTGATGGCGATCAGTTCCGCATGAGACAGCGTATTCTTATCGGCCATCCTCCGGTTGTATCCCCTTCCAATTATCTTATCCTTATAAACAATTACGCAGCCTATAGGAACCTCCCCTATAGCATAAGCCTTTCTAGCCTGCCTGATTGCCTCTTTCATGTATTTCTCGTCAATACTCTGCATGCTTTTCTCTCCGTCTTTCTACAAGGATCATCGACTGCCAGGTGTCGCTGGCCTTTTCACATACCGGCACCAATAGCCGAATTGCTCCTGCCCATTGTCCTCATCCTCCGCAAGCTCGATGTCCAGATCATCTCTGCGGATGAATTCCGGGAATCCGAATGCCGCGGCAGCTTTGGCTTCCTGCGGATGATAAATCCCGGGAACGCCAAGCCTCAGTCTCTCTCCGTCATCAATCATCGCCAGATGGTGATAGTTATAGTATCCATGAAGCAGGAAATTATTGTTGGAAAGCCTCCACTCGCATCTTGGAAGTCCGGCCAGCTCGTTTCTCTGGATCTTCTTGCACTGGAACCGCGAGGCTGGCATCTCCTCTTGCGGCATTGCCTCTTCTGCCTGTAATTCTTCCTGCACTGGCTCTATCCCGACTATTTGTTCCTGCGGCTCTTCCATGCTGGCCTCTTCTTCCTGTGTTTCCTCCGCCTGTACTTCCTCTATCTGCTCCGCCCGCAGTTCCTCTTCCTGCTCTGCCTGTACTTCTTCTCGCTTTGCCTGCGCTTCTTCTGCCTGCACTGCCTCAGCGCGAAGTTCTTCTTGCTCGTTGCCGGCATCTTCCCCCTCTGCCGGGGCCTGCCGGACCTCTTGAGGGGACCATACCTTCATGTTATTTACATTCACCGGCATGTCATCCCACACCACGGCGTATTTATGGCCGGATTCATTCTCCAGAATGACTCCGTTGATGCGCCGGAAGTTCTCCGGAACTCCGGTATCTTCTTTCGTGTAGTACAGTTGATAATTAATAGCAGGGTTCACATTGTCCACGGTACCCTGCCAAATTCCTACACATCCGTCTCCTTCTTCGTAGAACAGATACAATTGCAGTCTTTTTTCCCCTTTCATATGCAATCCTTTGCCGTGAATATGTATCACGCAATCTTCGTCTCCCTGCTCTACCTTGACAAATCCTACGTTGCGTAGTCTCCTTCCCTGTTCATATTCGTATAAGTAACGAATAAAACGCTTCAATCTTCCACTTCCAATCCTGGTTATTTATCACAATCTATTCCCCAGGATTCCAAAATATGATAGTTATATAATTGCCTTTAACTCCTGATACAGCCTTTTTGCATAACTGTCCGTCATGCCGCATATATAATCCGTCACCAGAAGAAGTCTCAGATATAGTTTTTCTACCTCGGACTTTCCTTCGGCATGGTAATGATATGCCTTTTTATAATTACTGGATATGAAAGATACCATGCGCTCCCCGATAGAGTCCAGCTTGCGCGTCTCGTCATCATAATAGACGATGGCTTTCATAAACTTGTCCATCAGGAAGTCAATCATAGCAGCCTCCGCTACTTCCATCCGATAGATCGTCTCCGTCAGGAACACTTCCTCAAAGGCCATGCTTCCCAGAAGATCCATTAACTTTTCCGCAAACGTCCCTTGAAACAAGTCATGCCTATACCCGCCCTCCATAATTTCATTATAATGAGAGGTAAATCCATAAGTCGCACAGTTGATCAGGAAGCCCTGAACTTTGATGATCCAGTTCTTGATGGCATACTCTTCCGGCTTTTGTACCTGCATTTCCCTGCCTCTGGCATATAGCTGCTCCAGTTTGTCAGCCGGACGGAAGCTTCCCATCTCCTCATCCGGGTATCTTTCCTGCAGCGCGGTCAACTCTTCCAGCAGTTTATGGTAACTGATGAATCCTTTGATAAATGCGTCCTCGATATCCGCCGTCTTATATGCAATATCGTCCGCTGCCTCAAGAATAAATGTGAGTGGATGGCGTCTGCCATTCGTCCCCGTCTCCGCCGCTATCTCTTCAAATATCTCCTCATCGGCAAAATAATATCCCATCTTCTTATCCTTAATGTCCCCGGACTTCTCATTGATACCGGTA
This genomic interval carries:
- a CDS encoding tRNA (cytidine(34)-2'-O)-methyltransferase, producing MLNIVLHEPEIPANTGNIGRTCVATNTRLHLIEPLGFRLNEKNLKRAGMDYWDKLDVTTYIDYDDFIRRNPDAKIYMATTKAPKAYTDVKYEPDCYIMFGKESAGIPEEILVKHKDDCIRIPMVPDIRSLNLGNSVAIVLYEALRQNSFAGMDLEGHLHRLEW
- a CDS encoding AIR synthase-related protein; translation: MKLETQTGYLLSETATVYGQSKYIGIHALASAANSLAAAGASHLSVGVQIALPPYAYKSKIHTIEKMIKSTCHERKIELLEVKGTRNPAIHFPMVTVTGIAEAAGDTLRSRSALEPGGEIVLTKWAGMDGMLQIVQERELELKERFAPAFLNQILSYRENLFAQREIGIARAQGASAIYQIADGGILAALWNLAKEASSGISVDMKQISILQETIEVCEHYRLNPYQLASAGSLLIVTDDGEALAEALNHSHIQASVIGSLTDNNDKVIHNGEDVRYIDRPAPDEILKLFDSAELGKIIKN
- a CDS encoding VanW family protein translates to MAAGSQRKGNKKSKRMSRMRRRRRQVLFGLVFVCVCIIFAISYGVLYRYVSKFPADKICNNIYIGSVNVSGMTGKEAKEALKKHLEDDRKESVTMKVDDKKAAATLEELGLRYNDIDKVAKKAVSYGKKGRLWVRYRQLRKLSKEKMVLGEDFVLDHKKSKAVIEERVVPLASHAVDAKIKKDGDGFKITKEKDGQTVDIKASTAKLEKYLNEKWKHKDIAMKMTLIKESPSVTKKDLSTIKDELGAFSTDAGGGERWQNLKTGVDLLNGSVLMPGEQLSVHDRTAPYDEEHGYVPAGSYENGQVVDSFGGGICQVSTTLYNAVLYAELEVVERYPHSMLVAYVDPSRDAAIAGDYLDFVFQNNYETPIFIAGEIDASNQLRFTIYGKETRTPGRTVEFESETLTTEDYGVTYKENSDAALGSMNYAGSPHTGKTAQLWKIVYQDGKQVSRDVINNSTYEKSDQIIEIGTRTDNAQAKVLVQNAIATQDKGKIDAAISQAQSMQAQGTQQSQAQESTGQEQQAQQ
- the nth gene encoding endonuclease III, with amino-acid sequence MKKRTRQILDMLDEQYGTEYRCYLNYETPWQLLIATMLSAQCTDARVNIVTESLFKKYPSAFAFANADLKELEQDIKPTGFYHNKAKNIISCMKDIMDKYGGEVPKSLEELTSLAGVGRKTANVIRGNIYHEPSVVVDTHVKRISNRLGLTKNQDPEKIEQDLMKELPKDHWILYNIQIITFGRTICTARSPRCEECFLQKYCKEYKM
- a CDS encoding B12-binding domain-containing radical SAM protein; this encodes MKILLAAVNAKYIHSNLAIYSLKAYAEAKSMDWRGNKPEQGGIELAEYTINQQRDNILMDIYRRRPDVACFSCYIWNLDYVEELVEELGKIRPDMPIWLGGPEVSYDSVDVLRRLHKVKGVMKGEGEETFAQLSRIWQDQEGDKGLERTEGITFRKEDGRIVENPWRQAMDLSKVPFVYRHMEAFEHKIVYYESSRGCPFSCSYCLSSVDKRLRFRDAGLVEKELQFFIDQGVPQVKFVDRTFNCRHDHAIRIWKYIAQHDRGITNFHFEIAADLLNEEELEILEHMRPGLVQLEIGVQSTNPETIRAIRRTMDFGTVKYVVERIQKNGNIHQHLDLIAGLPYEDIHRFARSFDEVYALKPEQLQLGFLKVLKGSYMEEHKESYGLLHKSRPPYEVLCTRWLSYEDVIRLKGIEEMVEVYYNSRQFTHTLDALEEAYDSAFDLYDKLKEFYEEKGLGGIQHKRSARYAILLEFIVKSHPDREDYYRELLTYDYYLRENAKTRPEFAGEYKVSKEVLRHFYEAEERNRQYLPSYGPYDRNQMRKMTHMEYFSIIGKYILFDYKERNPLNQEARTCMIEPEFLRSGEEIR
- the tadA gene encoding tRNA adenosine(34) deaminase TadA; protein product: MQSIDEKYMKEAIRQARKAYAIGEVPIGCVIVYKDKIIGRGYNRRMADKNTLSHAELIAIRKASRKMDDWRLEECTMYVTLEPCQMCSGAIVQSRMSRVVVGCMNPKAGCAGSILNLLQMKEFNHQAELTTGVLEEECSQMMKDFFKELRSRRTKKE
- a CDS encoding deoxyguanosinetriphosphate triphosphohydrolase, with product MNWEQLLSTKRSRGSSGKNRYGKNTDLRSEFEKDYHRIIGSASFRRLQDKTQVFPLDKSDFIRTRLTHSLEVSSFAKSLGQNIGENILVYKKDPSFTPRMKEDICSILQCAGLIHDIGNPPFGHFGESAIREWFERNLPRMEFHGVTVDKALTPQMREDFYHFEGNAQALRLVTKLHFLVDENGMNLTYALLNTIVKYPVPSTGINEKSGDIKDKKMGYYFADEEIFEEIAAETGTNGRRHPLTFILEAADDIAYKTADIEDAFIKGFISYHKLLEELTALQERYPDEEMGSFRPADKLEQLYARGREMQVQKPEEYAIKNWIIKVQGFLINCATYGFTSHYNEIMEGGYRHDLFQGTFAEKLMDLLGSMAFEEVFLTETIYRMEVAEAAMIDFLMDKFMKAIVYYDDETRKLDSIGERMVSFISSNYKKAYHYHAEGKSEVEKLYLRLLLVTDYICGMTDSYAKRLYQELKAII